Sequence from the Argentina anserina chromosome 7, drPotAnse1.1, whole genome shotgun sequence genome:
ACAATGTTTTGCTTAGAGGGTTTTTGAAGAAAGGTTTGTTAGGACTTGCAATTAGAGTTTTGGGGATGATGGGGGATTTGGGTGTTGAGAGAAATCAAGACACATATGAGATTTTACTTGATTACTATGTCAGTGCTGGGAGGTTGGAGGATACTTGGTCCACGATTAATGAGATGAAGCGAAAAAGGTTTCGACTGAGCTCATTTGTATATAGTAAGGTCATTGGTCTTTATAGGGACAATGGGATGTGGAAGAAAGCAATGGACATTGTCGAAGAGATAAGAGAATTGGGGGTGACATTAGACAAACAGATTTACAACAGCATTATTGATACATTTGGGAAATATGGTGAGCTGGATGAGGCACTGGAAGTCTTTGGGAAAATGAAACAAGAAGGTGTAGAGCCTGATATTTCGACCTTTAATTCGTTGATACGGTTGCACTGTAAGTCTGGGTTGATAAAGATGGCCCTCGAGTTGTTTACTGAGATGCAAGAACAAGGATTATATCCTGATCCGAAAGTGTTTGTTACTATTATCAGTAGATTGGGGGAGCAAGGGAAGTGGGATATGATACAGAGGACGTTTGAGAAAATGAGAAGCCGAGGGCATAAAATAAGTGGGACTATTTATGCTGCTCTGGTTGACATTTATGGGCAATATGGAAAATTTCAGGATGCAGAAGAGTGTATTTCTGCACTAAAGGCGGAAGGTCTTGTTCTCTCTGCCAGTATGTTTTGTGTCTTAGCAAATGCCTATGCCCAGCAGGTTCTCGTTGTGCACTCTATGATTCGTTGCGTATAATTTCACTTCAAGCACAAAGATTCCTCCATAAATTCATTGTAGTTCTGGATATATCAGTATGCATATTAATATTGGTGTTGTTCTTCTTTAATGCAGGGATTATGTGATCAGACAGTCAAAGTCTTTCAGCTTATGGAAGTGGAGGGAATCGAACCAAATGTGATAATGCTGAATGTCTTGATTAATGCATTTGGTATTGCTGGTAGACATTTAGAGGCTATGTCCATATATTACCATATAAAAGAAAGTGTAAGTCTATAAGAtttcttgaaattttttataacCCTGTTCATTTTTCATGGTACTTGTTAGCCAAGTTTCTGATGGTGAAGATTTTGTTGTTTATTTAGGGTTTAAGCCCTGATGTAGTTACTTATACTACCCTTATGAAGGCGTTTATTCGAGCAAGGAAGTATGATAGGGTTCCTGAGATATACATGGACATGGAACGTGCTGGATGCACACCTGATAGGAAGGCTAGACAGATGTTAGAAGTCGCTTCATTGGTCCTTCAACAGAGGAATTGAGAGGGTTCAAACGGCTTTAATAGAGTTGGTGATCAATTTGCTCATGTACTGCCGTACTGGTATATGGGATACCATTGTTGCATAGTCCACTCGATATTATTGTTTGCTAAGGTGAGCTTTCTTTCTTCTATGCCTATGATGTTTTGAACTTTAATGGTATGGCCTTATATCTTAATGAACCTGATTGTAATTAGAAACTGCTGTTCTCAGGTTGTCTGACATGGCTGTTGAATCACCTTTCTGTATCTGATGCACGGGTGTAAGATCTCAAATCTCTTAGTAGTAACAATGTCAAGTGAATTGAGATGCACACATGGCCAGCTTGTGAAGCCAAGGCTTGCATAGGCAGAAACCACATATACCTTCTGCTGAAATAAACACAATCAGATCTTTTGCAGCAGAATGCCAGAATCGGGTAGTGCAATTCTATTCAGTATTCATATTGTAAATGCAATGGAGAACTTGTTCataaattttaagaaaaaaatcgAGATACAATCTTGGGCAACCTTATTTGCTTGCCTGACTTGAGAATTATTATCGCACCCATTCTTTGCCCTGTGTAATGTTgttctttcaaattttttttttttggtctgtgTTCTTTCAATTCTTTTAATGAGCTACAGAGTTTCCATTAGTTAGTTTCATGTTGATGACTCGATGGGGCATAGGCATCATTTAATTCGCATCTTAGTGATCTTTTAGACTTTTACTAACATGGAGCGAGGGGAGAGAGGAGAATAAGATCTCAAGCATATCCAAGTATTATATAGAACCATACCATGGGAAGAAGACAGCCCATGTGTAGACGGGTACAAGCATATAAGATGCAGTCAACTCCAGCCCTACTACTCGCTTAATAATAtgaacataaaaccaaatctTGTATGGCGGGGTGGGCAAACGTTACACTACTACAAACTAGTACTAGAAACTACATATATAGGGAGCAGCAGCCACGCCTATAtgttatttacttatttaaatattcaaCCCTTATATTGTATAATATAGCAGAAAGGTTGAATGTGGCTCAAATGGCTCAAGTCAGGTGAGGCTTCTCCACGTCCTCGATGTTGGTAGGGCGGTACCAGGCCTTCTCCTCCAGCACTGATGTCTCGTTACCATTCACAGCTCCAGCCTCTCCAGCTTGGGTGGAATTATGCGCTGCCTCAGGCCCAAATACCCCACTTCGAGGGTTTGGACCCCAGTACTTCTCGGGTTGACTTGGGATCACATTGTCTGGGGAAAAGCTAGGGCGAATTTGTTCATCAGGGTTCTTGTCGTACACTGAGCTGTGAGCAGCTCTCCTGGAGATACATAATGCATGCACAGTTAGGATCATTAACAGAAGCAGCAATCTTAACATGTAATAGTACTGACACTAGGTCAAATTAACTGAAATACTACCTCCTGTACTCTGGATACATGTATAGCATGTCAGATAAACACTAGGTATCAATGTTTGCTAGTTAGATAGACCGACACTAAGTTAGATAAACTGAATAACATTCATTCATGTACGTCTGCTATGCTCCTGGACTAGTTGGTATCACATCCTACACCTCATTACTCAATTACTTAACTACCCTAAGAAAATACAAGACCAGAACAAAATGAGATATCAATGAGAGCAGCTAACATATCTATATGAGTTGTTTATTGCCAactaaaaccaaaagaaaaataagataACATGGGACACATGTAAAGCATTCAAATGGTATGCAATTAGCTTGAAACACATGCAGATAGCATACCTTCCCATCAACCCTGTGGATAAGGTAAGTTTTACCTTCCAAtatttgatgaagaaaaaaataataacaaaaagaGTAAAGATGAGTAGATGGTCTTATCCTTCCTAAGGGTCAAGTCATCCATTTTAAGCTTTTGAAAGGATAATTCTGTCCCACCATCTTTGTACTCATTACTTGCCTACCTCCCAAGTTGGGCATCAGATTTATCAAAATGGAGATTCCCTACTTCCTAAGCCAGAGTGAGAGAATTAGGTGCTACAAACAATCATATGCCTTAAGCTGGTTAGGTGTCAACCCCAAAGGCCCAAGCACAGATACATATTCTAGGTATCCAACACAAGGGGATttcttttattaaaaaaaagaaagaaaaaaaaaaaccacacaCAAGGGGATTCTGCTCACATGATCAACATGCAAGTTAATAAGAAAATGACCAGcaaaaacaaatatacataTGTATTGGCCTGAATGCATACGCTCTTCCCAGATATTGAGAAACAAATTGTTCTTAACTATTTGATTAAGACAGTTTTATAAAGAGATCACAACAATTTATTCTAGGGCAGATATTAATACATAATAGCCAATACTGAATTTCACAAATTACACTAAGCGAGAAGATGGTGTGAAAATTACACAATATGAAATTTAGACATGCAAGTTCAGTCACTGTTATGATCTTAAACTCCAAAAGGGATACCTAACCAACTAAATCTTGTCGTTCCTTCTAATCAAGATCTATCCTTTTcacttattttgatttttcaattGAAATATCAGCGGTGGGCAATCAACCAATACCAATTGTAGTGTGTCCGTCCTTTTCTAAACCTCGTCCCACAAACAAGTACAGCAAAAGAAGCATTCAGTACGAAAAATGCGTATAGATAAACATCAATTTTAGCATCTTTTTTACAGTCTCCTCCTTCCTCAGAAAGTTAAAAGGGACGGTATATATTCGATGAAAACAAAGCCAGCTAAAAATAGAAGGTGCATAAAATCTAATAAAGCTCTGAAATGAACACCAATTCATTTAGCtgcaaaaagaaaacagagaATCTAAACACGCACAATCAGATCAAACTCGGATTAATCTTTTTCTTTACATAAACTCTCCTAAAAATTCCAAGCCTGAGGAAAAGAAATAATAGTTAAAACATACAGCAAAGTTTATCCAAAGAAAAACTAGCCACCAGAAATGAATTTAGAATAGGACAAATGTCAATACTGGACTCATCACGTAGTCAACAATCAGATCATAAATTTCAGCGATCACATAATCAACAACACAGTGATTGACTAGAAAAGTTTTCATACAAAAAAAACGAGAGCGCATGCATCAATTACAGTAAAAAGGTTGTGTGAAGGTGAAAATCTAGACCTGAGAGCGAGAGGAGAGAGGTGAGTCGACTCGGCGAGGCGGACTCGGATCCGGCTGACGACAACTCGCTTCCCCAAGCTGGCGATCACTCGGCTGCTGGAATTGGCGGCCATACAATTAAGACTAAgcagaaaagagagaagaaaatgaagaagattaGAGAGCGATGAGGTGTTGGTTTAATCTCTGTTAACAAATTTGGGGGAGTGATGAGGGTGTTTATATAGtggaggagagagagtgagtgtAGGTGATCCTTGGGGTAGGTGAGCTATACGTACACTGCCAACCGGTGCCGTTTTGGGGTTTGACTGTCTGCACTAAGGGTAATATTGTCTTTTTGACAATGTACTGGAGCGTATTCGTTCGTTTTGAACTCGGATTCGATATCTTTCGGAGCGTTTCCTGGCGTATCCTTTGGTTGATAATGATATTGTCTCAAACAATGATCGGATATGTGCCCAGTGTTCCCGGATTTTAGCCGGATACAGATCGGTTTGTCAGAAAACATGACAATTGTGCCCCTAAGTAGTTTATTGATTTACAGCCCCACCAATGGTCCCTTTGTTGGACGCGCTTCCGACGCGGGAGGATGGAATATGCTCTTTACGACGTCGTCGCGTGGGGGTGTTTGTTAAACGGAGGCCGTTGGTGTCGTGGCAACATTTGGAGGTAACGTGGTCAACTCTTAATGGCTGTGGGTGTCGATTATTGACTGTTCAGTAAGACTAATACGCTCTCTAACAATAATGTAATCGAGActaagaaaaatagaaaaggCCGGATGAAGTTAATATGAGAATAAGAGCATGGTGATCAACATAATATATGAATTAGTCTAACGTAAATGTAGATAGTTTAACCCAATGTATGCTAATATTGAAAATGTAAAAGCGTTACAAAGGtgttttttatttgaatttcagcttggggaaaagcagcATTCTTTTAACACGAGTTATAACTAAATTGCTCCTTAAATTAGAGGCCCATTAAATTCAACTACTATTTACCGGAAAATATGTATGTAGATCTGATACAGAAATATTAACAGAGGGTAAATAAAGGACACATACTTATAGTACGAATGGTATCAAAGGGATGATATTCGCATCTTGTTGTACTTGTAAAACGAAGGATGTCTACTCATAGTGTAAAAGGTATCAATTAAAAGTATACATATTTAAAGCATGGTTCAGATCATGTAGCTTAATCAAAGAAAGCATGgtttacggcatgaacatagATTAATATTATCTCACAATGTGGCAATGGAAGCTCCAAGATTCATGATACCTACAAGATTCATTCGGTGATTGATTAATGACTTTTAGTCACTCATCTGGTGTAAGGCACATTGTTTGGAGATTAAACTGTGTTCTATTTTATACTAAACAAGGTCTAAATTCACGACTTGGACTTGCTTAAAGTATTTGATCGATCATTTTGGACTCTTTTCATGAGCTTTCATATGCCACTATAGAGATAGGTGACATTGTGACAAGTGCATTGGGATGACAAGTTCCACTGTCCTAATTTGGGCCTCCTGCCTTGATGAAACTCTTCTCTTCGGGGTCAGCCCTGCTGAAAAGCCCAGTTTCTTTCTCAGTAATGATTGGAagaatttctttttgaaaagagtttttttcaccaacagtccctcaattctggtgtacctaccaatgtgatacctcaactcttaatcgtaccaatgtgatacccagactctagtattgctatcattgaagtacttccgttagttttttttaacttttccgttatcttggtgacgtggcagttacgtgaggcccacaaagagggttaaaagacaaaattaacctcatctgagaggagcaatgttttttccgccctttaccttgagaaagacacccaacaattccaattttggcgccaattttccctccctattccttaatttgtgtctcttatctaaactaaagaactaccgccaaccagtcgaccacaatctgataaaacctagatcaatctcattttctatttttaccctagcacttgttaaactaacagaataaatataaaaatttatatggaacatctcatttccacaatctcataagaatataaaaacacataacttaacgaaattcaaatacatgtttaagtaccattagttgccacattttatgttgatctgccatgatttttgcttgtaagaacttttaagtaccattagtacaATGCTTTATCTGCTGGTATTATTCCCTCtggcttaacgaaattcaactacatgtaccattagttcttacaagtaaaaatcatggcagatcaacataaaaggtggcaactaatggtacttaaacatgtatttgaatttcgttaagttatgtgtttttattcttatgagattgtggaaatgagatgttccatataaatttctatatttattctgttagtttaacaagtgctagggtaaaaatagaaaatgagattgatctaggttttatcagattgtggtcgactggttggcggtagttctttagtttagataaaagacacaaattaaggagtagggagggaaaattggcgccaaaattggaattgttgggtgtctttctcaaggtaaagggcgggaaaaacattgctcctctcagatgagattaattttgtcttttaaccctctttgtgggcctcacgtaactgccacgtcaccaagataacggaaaagttaaaaaaaactaacggaagtacttcaatgatagcaatactagaatctgggtatcacattggtacgattaagagttgaggtatcacattggtaggtacaccagagttgagggactgttagtgaaaaaaactcttttgaAAATTGTGGAGTTCATGATTCATATGATCGACTTGTGGCTAGGCGTTGAAGAGGTTTATGTGGCTCTAGCTATGTCAACCAAAGTTTATCTGGTCCAAACCTGTGCCCAGCACACAGCTTCATCTTGCAGTGCATTTTCCTCTTCACTTCTGTAGCTTCATCTCTCTGTCTGTTTAGTGCTACAAAACGACATGTCACCAGCAGTGCTTGCAggttcttcctcttcttcttgctCTGCCACATTCAACAGGCACCAGTACTCCATCAAAACTCCTCAGATCACTACCCCAAAATCATTGGCACCACTACAATGTCAGGTAACTAGCTAATTTATATGAGTTATTGACAATTCCCAAGTCTTTATAAAGATAGAGCCTTTATCTATGTTAGCTTGCTCTTGATTATTTGTAGAAGACTAGCTTTCAAGGGTTGTCACTTGGAGAAGCCAAACGGGGTGTATCCGAATCCTTCGTAGCTGAAAGTATAAGTAGTGCTACTGTAAGAAGAGGTCGGCTGCTTAACATAGTTGCAAGAACAGCTGGGGCTGCAAAGACAATTGAGGCTGAGGTTGACAAGCCATTAGGCCTCACTTTGGGTCAAAAGCCTGGAGGTGTTGTTACCATCACTGTGAGTATACCCTTAATTTTCTCTAGCTCAAATTTTGCAAATTTAATCGTTAGTTGAGTTCCATGCATGAGTTCATTGCCTACCTAGCTTGCTGCATCATCAATACATCAACTCTGTAATGGTAGATGCACTCCAATCTGCTACTACACGAAGCCAATCTAAGTCTGACTGCACATTTGTGTATCAATGCGCTAATGCAACGTAGAGTTTTCGGTACAAATTAATGGTACTCACTTAAGAAGCAATTGTTGACTTAAGGCCGTGGATGGAGGTGGAAATGCAGCAAAGGCAGGATTGAAGGCAGGGGACCAGGTGCTCTACACTAGCAGCTTCTTTGGAGATGAATTGTGGCCAGCAGATAAGCTTGGATTTACTAAAACTGCCATCAACGCCAAGCCAGACAACGTTTACTTTGTTGTTAGTAGGTACGAACTCGATCACCTACCTAGCTTCATTTCACAGTTAGCTACTTCAATTCTTTCATAAATACGAAATGTGAAATAATTGGGATGATTGTAAATGCATGCAGAGGTGGTGCTGAGGTAGATGTCAAACGGCTACCAAAGCGTCCAGCTCCTCCTCGTTTTGGAAGGAAACTAACCGAGTCTCAAAAGGCAAGCATGCTTCAACCTAGTTAGTTACTGTACCAATCTACCCATGAATGCTTCAACCCAATCTTTAGTGGGTTAGTACCTTACATATATGTACAATGATTTTCAGGCTAGAGCTACTCACATATGCCTTGACTGTGGATTCATATACACTTTGTCAAAGCCATTTGAAGAGCAGGTGAGTAATTAACCTAGCTAGTTTTCTATCAATCTTATGGtgcattttatttttgaaaggGTAGTTAGGAATATTAACTTCAAATGAATTCGCAGCCGGAATCGTACGCATGCCCTCAATGTATAGCACCAAAGAAGAGGTTTGCGAGATATGATGTGAACACCGGGAAAGCTATTGGTGGTGGTCTGCCTCCCATTGGAGTCATTATTGGCCTTGTTGCTGGTGTTGCCGGTGTCGGAGCATTGCTTGTATATGGTCTTCAATGACCTAGCTAGCCTCAGCTCTTGTTTTTTTAACCTCAACATCTCCCTCAGCTAGACCTGTTTCAATTGTTGCTAcaatctatatatattatccAAAGCAAATAAAGGTTCTTACTAATTACTATGGCGTATTGCAATCATTTAGATGAGAgcagaaatgaaatgatcaaAGCTAAAACAGCGTTGCAAAACTTTTAGAACCCAATTGTATGAGTGAACTAAAAGTTATttttctaaaaccctaaaattataattcatgCAAGAGAAGCAGACCATACTAAGCCCTAGTTAACTGGTAAAACAGATCACAGGTGTCGATCATCGATGATGGTGgtaaaatgtaattaaaattaaaaatgatgGTAGTTGGTGACCAGATTCATTTACTTCATTGTTTATAAACTAAAGCTGTAGCCTTTAGTTCTGATTGGACGTCGTCCCTCACAGCATGGGTTGAGCTGACTCTGTTTCTGGTTTGTGATGACCGGTCACTTCTCAGTTCTCACTTTTGGAGTTGTCAAACTGAGCTCAGTCACAGACTCAGTGTTTGTATTAAAGATCGGCCAGTTTTGTACTTCATGAAATGTAAAGTAGACTTGAAAGTTGATACCAACCAAGCCATAAAGCGTCTGGTGAAGCCTGGTGAAGAATATTTCAAAATGTCCATGACCGTTCCTCCATCGGAAAGTTCACTCCGGATGTCGGATTCAGTGGcgaatttcttcaaagttatACTTCCCTCCACCATTAAGAGTCAGAAACTGGTGAGTATCATGCCTATATTGCTATGTTTAGTAGTGTTAACACttcaatttaggttttatgcttAACAATTAGGACCGTCACTGCTTCAGATGTGAATGAATCTGCTCAATCATCGAGATTTGCATTAGTCTTGTGTTTGTCTAAACCTCAAAATTTATTACTTAAGTAGTTACATTATGATGttcaaaacagaaacaaaaccaGAACTTCAATTTCGGTTAAGAAAGCTGTTTTTACTTTGCCATTTGCCCCGTTGCATGAGAAATGATAACTGACAATGCTTCCTCTGTAAGATCATGGCAAAGAGGAATCAGAAGTTTGAGTTGACAAAACTTTTCTTGTTATGTCAAATGCTTTTCATACCATTGAGAAATTGCTCTAAGTTAAACAATTTGTCTGTTGTGAACTGGATGTATAATCACTATAATGAACTTCCCCTTTGTAATTTAGTAcatgttttgtcttcagatTTAGTTTAGAGTTTGGGGTTTACAATGTCATGCTCCTCTGTAACTATCAGAGTAACTAATTTTGGCCTTCTCTTTCAATTTTGCTAATTAATTCGCTAAATTTGACATTTCCTGCATTTGTAACTTGGTCTAATTAATTTTTGGTGCCTGCAGAATATCCCAATAAAGTTTGTAATAGAATTTGGGGATGAACTGGCTAATGGTGCTACACTAATTGTTCCAGCCGGTGGTATTTGGCGAGTGGGTTTGGAAAGAGCTCACAAGAGGATTTGTTTTGTCCACAATTGGCAAAAATTCGCAGAACATTACTCCTTAAGTGCTGGTCAGTTCTTACTCTTCAGCTACCGAGGAAATTCAACATTCCATGTTCGCATTTTTGATTTCAGTTGTTGTGAGATCGAGTACCCTTGTGTTGGCCCAAGTATCAAACTTGAAGAGAATGTTGAAGGTGATGTTTGTGGAACTCTCCCTTCTTCCAGCAAAGGCAAAGGGAAATTTGTCGATAACAAGAAGAGGAAAAGCGTTGCTATTGCCAAGAAGTTTGAGCAAGCCAAGTCGAAGGTACAGAGAATGTCTCTGTGTCAGGATTTTCCCACAAGGAAGAACAAACATAAGGATGCAGCCATGGTCCGTTGTAAAAAGAAAAGTTCAAAGATTCTTGGCAGTGGAACCTTGTACTTCTCCAGGAGTATTAAAGCCATTATGTCAACGATATCCAAAGAAACCAAGAGGGCGATGAAGGCTGCAGAAGCTTTGAAGATCAGTAATCCTGCTTTCATGGTTATCTTGAGAGATTACAGCATCTCCAACGGCACAGTGGTAAAGATCCCAGCATGCACAGTGTGCTCCCCTCGAAGTTTTTCCTCATGTTTTTATTACATAATTATGTGGTACACAACTACACATACACACACAACattatgtaaaaaaaattcagtatCTTGACAAGTGAAATATTATTTTGCTTGGTCAGGTTATGCCTGCTCAGTTTGTGAGGGATCATATGAATGGATTTGCTAAGCTCATCAACCTTAAGCTGGCCTCTGGTAACGAGCAATGGCCCGTGCACTGCACTTATGACCCTCGATGTTGCCGTACTGTCAGGCTTCAGACAGGATGCCCTACATTTTATAAGGATAATGATTTGGAGGATGGAGATGTCTGTGTGTTTGAGCTGTTAAGGAGCAAGGCTGTTGAGCTCAAAGTTTCAATATTCCATGCTAGTGACTATGCCAGTGTATGATTCCAGTTCCTCAAGAAACCTGCCTTCTTTTTTTAGTAGCGGTTTGGAGAGTTGGCTTGATCAAAGGTTTCCCCTTGTGTTGTTTCGTTAATTGTACTAGAAGTAATGAAGACATCTA
This genomic interval carries:
- the LOC126803145 gene encoding B3 domain-containing transcription factor VRN1-like; its protein translation is MKCKVDLKVDTNQAIKRLVKPGEEYFKMSMTVPPSESSLRMSDSVANFFKVILPSTIKSQKLNIPIKFVIEFGDELANGATLIVPAGGIWRVGLERAHKRICFVHNWQKFAEHYSLSAGQFLLFSYRGNSTFHVRIFDFSCCEIEYPCVGPSIKLEENVEGDVCGTLPSSSKGKGKFVDNKKRKSVAIAKKFEQAKSKVQRMSLCQDFPTRKNKHKDAAMVRCKKKSSKILGSGTLYFSRSIKAIMSTISKETKRAMKAAEALKISNPAFMVILRDYSISNGTVVMPAQFVRDHMNGFAKLINLKLASGNEQWPVHCTYDPRCCRTVRLQTGCPTFYKDNDLEDGDVCVFELLRSKAVELKVSIFHASDYASV
- the LOC126802652 gene encoding pentatricopeptide repeat-containing protein CRP1, chloroplastic-like; this translates as MLMQSILCPNSPSLSSASGSFFTSFSLLCPTCLKYSEKHKLHASLTHSNPSHGVKEFNFPAFNDQTYSVTDHPNSPIIGEEISFELYNRLLQNFCRVGHVDKAMTLLARMEALGLRPNSNSYTHLIDALGSIGRTLEADVLFQEMIFSGFRPRIKLYNVLLRGFLKKGLLGLAIRVLGMMGDLGVERNQDTYEILLDYYVSAGRLEDTWSTINEMKRKRFRLSSFVYSKVIGLYRDNGMWKKAMDIVEEIRELGVTLDKQIYNSIIDTFGKYGELDEALEVFGKMKQEGVEPDISTFNSLIRLHCKSGLIKMALELFTEMQEQGLYPDPKVFVTIISRLGEQGKWDMIQRTFEKMRSRGHKISGTIYAALVDIYGQYGKFQDAEECISALKAEGLVLSASMFCVLANAYAQQGLCDQTVKVFQLMEVEGIEPNVIMLNVLINAFGIAGRHLEAMSIYYHIKESGLSPDVVTYTTLMKAFIRARKYDRVPEIYMDMERAGCTPDRKARQMLEVASLVLQQRN
- the LOC126801919 gene encoding late embryogenesis abundant protein At5g17165-like; protein product: MAANSSSRVIASLGKRVVVSRIRVRLAESTHLSPLALRRAAHSSVYDKNPDEQIRPSFSPDNVIPSQPEKYWGPNPRSGVFGPEAAHNSTQAGEAGAVNGNETSVLEEKAWYRPTNIEDVEKPHLT
- the LOC126803136 gene encoding uncharacterized protein LOC126803136: MSPAVLAGSSSSSCSATFNRHQYSIKTPQITTPKSLAPLQCQKTSFQGLSLGEAKRGVSESFVAESISSATVRRGRLLNIVARTAGAAKTIEAEVDKPLGLTLGQKPGGVVTITAVDGGGNAAKAGLKAGDQVLYTSSFFGDELWPADKLGFTKTAINAKPDNVYFVVSRGGAEVDVKRLPKRPAPPRFGRKLTESQKARATHICLDCGFIYTLSKPFEEQPESYACPQCIAPKKRFARYDVNTGKAIGGGLPPIGVIIGLVAGVAGVGALLVYGLQ